One Bosea sp. 685 DNA segment encodes these proteins:
- a CDS encoding protein meaA produces the protein MTATKPDGQQTAQRDKPTPRDKPWIFRTYAGHSDASESNRLYRNNLAKGQTGLSVAFDLPTQTGYDPDHVLARGEVGKVGVPISHLGDMRALFADIPLAQMNTSMTINATAAWLLSLYIAVADEQGAARNALQGTTQNDLVKEYLSRGTYVFPPRPSMALTTDIVVFTARELPKWNPTNVCSYHLQEAGASPVQELSFALATAIALLDSIRARPEVSAEEFPEVVGRISFFVNAGMRFVTELCKMRAFVELWDEITLGRYGVADEAMRRFRYGVQVNSLGLTEPQPENNVYRILIEMLAVTLSKKARARAVQLPAWNEALGLPRPFDQQWSLRMQQVLAYETDLLEFGDIFDGSTVIDAKVADLKAAALEELAKIDDMGGALAAIETGYMKQALVENGARRIEAIERGEQIVIGVNKFTNSEPSPLSAGEGNVVTVPDSVELEAVGRLKAWRSARDAKAAEAALAELASAAKETRNVMPASIACAKAGVTTGEWAQTLREIFGEYRAPTGVDTTKLGDDAGLATVKAAVARATEKLGRPPRFLVGKPGLDGHSNGAEQISVRARDAGMAVSYGGIRQTPEEIVAQAQETDADIIGLSILSGSHLPLVRDVTARLRVAGMTTPVVVGGIIPPDDENALRNMGVAAVYTPKDFALDGIIADVAGLAAKGR, from the coding sequence ATGACCGCGACGAAGCCCGACGGCCAGCAGACGGCGCAGCGCGACAAGCCCACGCCACGCGACAAACCTTGGATCTTCCGCACCTATGCGGGCCATTCCGACGCCTCGGAATCCAACAGGCTCTACCGCAACAACCTCGCCAAGGGGCAGACCGGCCTCTCCGTCGCCTTCGACCTGCCGACGCAGACCGGCTACGATCCCGACCATGTGCTGGCGCGCGGCGAGGTCGGCAAGGTCGGCGTGCCGATCAGCCATCTCGGCGATATGCGGGCGTTGTTCGCCGATATCCCGCTCGCGCAGATGAACACCTCGATGACGATCAACGCGACGGCGGCCTGGCTGCTCTCGCTCTATATCGCGGTGGCCGATGAGCAGGGCGCGGCCCGTAACGCCTTGCAGGGCACGACCCAGAACGATCTCGTCAAGGAATACCTCTCGCGCGGCACCTATGTCTTCCCGCCGCGCCCCTCGATGGCGCTCACCACCGACATCGTCGTGTTCACGGCCCGAGAATTGCCGAAATGGAACCCGACCAATGTCTGCTCCTACCATCTGCAGGAGGCCGGCGCCTCGCCGGTGCAGGAACTCTCCTTCGCGCTGGCGACCGCGATCGCGCTGCTGGATTCGATCCGCGCCCGGCCGGAGGTCTCGGCCGAGGAGTTCCCCGAGGTCGTCGGGCGCATCTCGTTCTTCGTCAATGCCGGCATGCGCTTCGTCACCGAGCTCTGCAAGATGCGGGCTTTCGTCGAGCTCTGGGACGAGATCACGCTTGGCCGCTATGGCGTCGCGGATGAGGCGATGCGCCGCTTCCGCTATGGCGTGCAGGTCAATTCGCTGGGCCTGACCGAGCCCCAGCCCGAAAACAACGTCTACCGCATCCTGATCGAGATGCTGGCCGTGACGCTTTCCAAGAAGGCGCGCGCCCGGGCCGTTCAGCTCCCGGCCTGGAACGAGGCGCTGGGATTGCCGCGCCCCTTCGACCAGCAATGGTCGCTGCGCATGCAGCAGGTGCTGGCTTATGAGACCGACCTGCTCGAATTCGGCGACATCTTCGACGGCTCAACCGTGATCGACGCCAAGGTCGCCGATCTCAAGGCGGCAGCGCTCGAGGAGCTGGCGAAGATCGACGACATGGGCGGCGCGCTGGCGGCGATCGAAACCGGCTATATGAAGCAAGCGCTGGTCGAGAACGGCGCCCGCCGGATCGAGGCGATCGAGCGCGGCGAGCAGATCGTCATCGGCGTCAACAAATTCACCAATAGCGAGCCCTCCCCGCTCTCGGCCGGCGAAGGCAATGTCGTGACCGTGCCGGATTCGGTCGAGTTGGAGGCGGTCGGCCGGCTCAAGGCCTGGCGCTCGGCCCGCGACGCCAAGGCTGCGGAAGCCGCGCTGGCGGAACTGGCCTCCGCGGCGAAGGAAACGCGCAATGTCATGCCGGCCTCGATCGCCTGCGCCAAGGCCGGCGTCACCACCGGCGAATGGGCCCAGACCCTGCGCGAGATCTTTGGCGAGTACCGCGCCCCGACAGGCGTGGACACGACCAAGCTCGGCGACGATGCAGGCCTCGCCACGGTCAAGGCAGCGGTCGCCCGCGCCACCGAAAAGCTCGGCCGCCCGCCGCGCTTCCTTGTCGGCAAGCCGGGGCTCGACGGCCATTCCAACGGTGCCGAGCAGATCTCCGTGCGCGCCCGCGACGCCGGCATGGCGGTGAGCTATGGCGGCATCCGCCAGACGCCCGAGGAGATCGTGGCGCAGGCCCAGGAGACCGACGCCGACATCATCGGCCTGTCGATCCTCTCGGGCTCGCATCTGCCGCTGGTGCGTGACGTCACGGCGCGCCTGCGCGTCGCGGGCATGACCACCCCCGTCGTGGTCGGCGGCATCATCCCGCCCGATGACGAGAACGCCCTGCGCAATATGGGGGTGGCCGCGGTCTACACGCCGAAGGATTTCGCGCTCGACGGCATTATTGCCGATGTCGCGGGGCTGGCGGCGAAGGGGCGGTAG
- a CDS encoding DUF1178 family protein: protein MIRYALICDNAHDFESWFSTSASFEDQAQRGLVSCPVCDSPKVERAIMAPNVARTDRASQIRADGTDVAAATTEPPAAPAPVALMGEKEIAFREMLVALHKHVAENAENVGKRFAEEAIKIHHGESDGRAIYGEATPDDARMLHEEGVEFMPLPRLPRAGN from the coding sequence ATGATCCGTTACGCCCTCATCTGCGACAACGCCCACGACTTCGAAAGCTGGTTCTCGACCTCGGCGAGCTTCGAGGACCAGGCGCAGCGCGGGCTTGTGTCCTGCCCGGTCTGCGACAGCCCGAAGGTCGAGCGCGCGATCATGGCGCCAAATGTCGCGCGGACCGATCGTGCGTCGCAGATTCGCGCGGATGGAACCGACGTTGCAGCCGCCACGACGGAGCCCCCCGCCGCGCCGGCTCCGGTCGCCCTGATGGGCGAGAAGGAGATCGCCTTCCGGGAGATGCTTGTGGCCCTGCACAAGCATGTCGCCGAGAACGCCGAGAATGTCGGCAAGCGCTTCGCCGAGGAGGCGATCAAGATCCATCACGGCGAGAGCGACGGCCGCGCCATCTATGGCGAGGCGACACCCGACGACGCCAGGATGCTGCATGAAGAGGGCGTCGAGTTCATGCCCCTGCCTCGCCTGCCCCGCGCGGGGAATTGA
- the grxC gene encoding glutaredoxin 3: MPPVTIYTTSWCPYCQSAKALLSKKGVAFEEIDVDGKPELRQAMTAKARGRTSVPQIFIGTTHVGGSDDLHALDSRGELDKLLAA, translated from the coding sequence ATGCCGCCCGTCACGATCTACACCACCTCCTGGTGCCCCTATTGCCAGTCGGCAAAGGCGCTGCTGAGCAAGAAGGGCGTCGCCTTCGAGGAAATCGATGTCGACGGCAAGCCGGAGCTGCGCCAGGCGATGACGGCCAAGGCGCGCGGGCGCACCTCGGTGCCGCAGATCTTCATCGGCACCACCCATGTCGGCGGTTCCGACGATCTGCACGCGCTCGACTCGCGCGGAGAGCTCGACAAGCTGCTCGCGGCGTGA
- a CDS encoding ComF family protein, which yields MRARLLAGGRHALRAGLNAALGIVYPPSCIACHAATGEAQALCPTCWAGIGFIERPFCERLGTPFAVDLGAGLLSPAAIADPPAFRKARAVCRFDGAARELVHRLKYDDRLELALTLGRMMTQAGRELLGEAEMIVPVPLHRTRLWSRRFNQAAALADVVARQSRVPLAPSLLARVKRTRQQVGLTRAQRTDNLQGAFKVPLAARPRIAGRRILLIDDVLTTGSTVNASARALLRAGAAQVDVLTFARVVTDA from the coding sequence TTGCGCGCCCGCCTTCTCGCTGGAGGCCGCCATGCGCTGCGCGCCGGGCTCAATGCCGCGCTCGGCATCGTCTATCCGCCGAGCTGCATCGCCTGCCATGCCGCGACCGGGGAGGCGCAGGCCCTCTGCCCCACCTGCTGGGCCGGCATCGGCTTCATCGAGCGCCCCTTCTGCGAGCGGCTCGGCACGCCTTTCGCGGTCGATCTCGGCGCAGGCCTGCTCTCGCCGGCTGCGATCGCCGACCCGCCAGCCTTCCGCAAGGCACGCGCGGTCTGCCGTTTCGACGGTGCCGCGCGCGAACTGGTGCACAGGCTGAAATATGACGACCGGCTCGAACTGGCGCTGACACTGGGCCGGATGATGACGCAGGCCGGGCGCGAATTGCTTGGGGAGGCCGAGATGATCGTGCCGGTGCCGCTGCATCGCACCCGGCTCTGGAGCCGGCGCTTCAACCAGGCGGCAGCGCTGGCCGATGTCGTCGCCAGGCAGAGCCGCGTCCCGCTCGCGCCGAGCCTGCTGGCGCGGGTCAAGCGCACGCGACAGCAGGTCGGGCTGACGCGGGCGCAGCGCACAGATAATCTGCAGGGCGCGTTCAAGGTTCCTCTCGCCGCGCGGCCGCGGATCGCGGGGCGGCGCATCCTGCTGATCGACGATGTGCTGACCACGGGCTCGACCGTCAACGCCTCGGCACGTGCGCTGCTGCGCGCGGGCGCGGCCCAGGTCGACGTGCTGACCTTCGCCCGGGTGGTGACGGATGCGTGA
- a CDS encoding alkene reductase, which yields MSQSSSARPALFTPLRLGDIEIRNRVVMAPLTRNRATRGNDAPNDLNVEYYRQRAGAGLIITEGTQVSQQGQGYVWTPGLYSQAQIAGWKAVTDAVHAQGGKIIAQLWHVGRVSHVSLQPGGQAPVSPSPITAKTKTYIESGFAEVSPPRELALAEIPAIIGEFVTAAENAKAAGFDGVELHGAHGYLIDQFLRDDSNKRSDAYGGSIENRVRFALEAVAAVSKVFGKGRVGIRISPVSPANDARDSDPQALFTYLVTKLSEQGIAFIHVVEGATREARDYLPFDYGALRRAFKGGYIANNGFNRELAIETVEKGEADAIAFGRLFIANPDLAARLERNAPLNEPDVATFYGGDAKGYTDYPALADKAA from the coding sequence ATGAGCCAATCCAGCTCTGCCAGGCCTGCCTTGTTCACGCCGCTTCGCCTCGGCGACATCGAAATCAGGAACCGCGTCGTCATGGCGCCGTTGACGCGCAATCGCGCGACGCGTGGCAATGACGCCCCCAATGATCTGAATGTCGAATATTACCGCCAGCGCGCCGGCGCCGGGCTGATCATCACCGAGGGCACGCAGGTTTCGCAGCAGGGGCAGGGCTATGTCTGGACGCCGGGCCTGTACAGCCAGGCGCAGATCGCCGGCTGGAAAGCCGTGACCGACGCCGTCCATGCGCAAGGTGGCAAGATCATCGCCCAGCTCTGGCATGTCGGCCGCGTCAGCCATGTCTCGCTGCAGCCGGGCGGCCAGGCTCCGGTCAGCCCGTCGCCGATCACCGCCAAGACCAAGACCTATATCGAAAGCGGTTTCGCCGAGGTCTCGCCCCCGCGCGAGCTGGCGCTGGCGGAAATTCCCGCGATCATCGGCGAGTTCGTCACAGCCGCCGAAAACGCCAAGGCCGCCGGCTTCGACGGCGTCGAACTGCACGGCGCCCATGGCTATCTGATCGACCAGTTCCTGCGCGACGATTCCAACAAGCGCAGCGATGCCTATGGCGGCTCGATCGAGAACCGCGTGCGCTTCGCGCTCGAGGCTGTCGCTGCGGTGTCGAAGGTGTTCGGCAAGGGCCGCGTCGGCATCCGCATCTCGCCGGTCAGTCCGGCCAATGATGCGCGCGATTCCGACCCGCAGGCGCTGTTCACCTATCTGGTGACGAAGCTCAGCGAACAGGGCATCGCCTTCATCCATGTCGTCGAGGGCGCGACGCGCGAGGCGCGCGACTATCTGCCCTTCGACTATGGCGCGCTGCGGCGGGCCTTCAAGGGCGGCTATATCGCCAATAACGGCTTCAACCGCGAGCTCGCCATCGAGACGGTCGAAAAGGGCGAGGCCGACGCCATCGCCTTCGGCCGGCTCTTCATCGCCAATCCCGATTTGGCCGCGCGATTGGAGCGCAACGCCCCGCTGAACGAGCCGGATGTCGCGACCTTCTACGGTGGCGATGCCAAGGGCTATACCGACTATCCCGCCTTGGCCGACAAGGCGGCCTGA
- a CDS encoding tyrosine-type recombinase/integrase: MYNPSLDALVDKAEQSGDADEPDFLKAFKDHVKGRQVASETLKDYLDKNPKRSATTEANYATTVRLWIEHQGDRPLHDVTRSKALDWLNAVSVGKARDTIKRYATVMSHLWLWVYRAADERPRNPFEDLTQAADERGRATESYDFFSDVELVRAYEAIKDDDELRPLFLISIYTGFRLNECLVAERTELGGVECFLLVTGKSKNAARALPVHAKLKDIKAPTGMKASALSVRFGRTMRKAEIPEGKTFHSLRKSFTTALERSGCPEALAARLLGHAPLSITYGIYSKGRDVAELREWVDRVSHPV; this comes from the coding sequence ATGTATAACCCGAGCCTCGACGCGCTCGTGGACAAGGCCGAGCAGTCTGGTGACGCTGACGAGCCGGATTTCCTCAAGGCTTTCAAAGACCACGTGAAGGGCCGTCAGGTCGCCTCCGAGACGCTCAAGGACTACCTTGACAAGAACCCCAAGCGGTCAGCGACGACGGAGGCAAACTACGCCACGACAGTAAGGCTCTGGATTGAGCATCAGGGTGATAGGCCGCTCCATGATGTCACCCGAAGTAAGGCTCTCGATTGGCTGAATGCGGTTTCGGTAGGCAAGGCGCGGGACACGATCAAGCGATATGCCACCGTCATGTCGCATCTCTGGTTATGGGTCTACAGAGCCGCTGATGAGCGCCCGAGGAACCCCTTTGAGGACCTGACGCAGGCTGCAGATGAGCGCGGCAGGGCTACGGAAAGCTATGATTTCTTCAGCGACGTTGAGCTTGTCCGGGCATACGAAGCCATCAAAGACGATGACGAGCTTCGGCCACTGTTCCTGATTTCGATCTACACCGGCTTCCGACTTAACGAATGTCTAGTGGCAGAGCGTACGGAGCTTGGCGGAGTCGAATGCTTCCTATTGGTTACGGGTAAGTCGAAGAACGCGGCAAGGGCGCTCCCCGTCCATGCGAAGCTAAAGGACATCAAGGCACCTACGGGTATGAAGGCCAGCGCCCTCTCGGTGCGTTTCGGTCGCACGATGCGGAAGGCCGAGATTCCCGAGGGTAAGACGTTTCACTCTCTCCGCAAGAGCTTCACAACGGCGCTGGAGCGTTCGGGGTGCCCCGAGGCTTTGGCTGCGCGGCTCTTGGGGCACGCGCCGTTGAGCATCACGTACGGCATCTATTCCAAGGGCCGGGATGTTGCCGAGTTGAGGGAGTGGGTGGATCGGGTGTCTCACCCCGTCTAG
- a CDS encoding HAD family hydrolase, with the protein MAPANLTSADQNPDAITLPRAILFDLDDTILACGQRPEVLRHIARAFESELAPLQPYDVAERLDAAFAEFWSDPARHKIARFGVSQARRQVIADTFIATGLEHMTEELAERIAASYTAYRDQLTDFFPGARETIEILKARGVLLALVTNGGAEGQRAKIERFSIAPLFNHIQIEGEHAFGKPDERAYLHAMNALGVEPHETWMVGDNLEWEVAAPQRLGIFSIWHDGFGKGLPEGSCVRPDRIIRAISELLQS; encoded by the coding sequence ATGGCCCCCGCGAATTTGACATCAGCCGACCAAAATCCCGATGCGATCACGCTACCGCGTGCAATCCTATTCGATCTCGACGACACGATCTTGGCCTGCGGCCAGAGGCCGGAGGTGCTCCGCCATATTGCTCGCGCGTTCGAGTCTGAGTTGGCACCATTGCAGCCTTACGACGTGGCCGAACGGCTGGACGCTGCGTTCGCAGAATTCTGGTCGGATCCTGCGCGTCACAAGATAGCCCGCTTCGGAGTATCCCAAGCTCGCCGGCAGGTGATCGCCGACACGTTTATCGCCACCGGTTTGGAGCACATGACCGAGGAGCTGGCAGAGCGCATTGCAGCCAGCTACACGGCCTATCGTGACCAATTGACTGACTTCTTTCCAGGCGCGCGGGAAACGATCGAGATATTGAAGGCACGCGGCGTGCTGCTGGCGCTTGTCACGAATGGCGGAGCCGAAGGTCAACGCGCCAAGATCGAGCGGTTTTCGATCGCTCCACTGTTCAATCATATTCAGATCGAAGGTGAGCACGCGTTCGGCAAACCCGATGAGCGCGCTTATCTCCATGCGATGAACGCTTTAGGCGTGGAGCCTCACGAAACTTGGATGGTGGGCGACAATCTGGAGTGGGAAGTGGCCGCTCCGCAGAGGCTTGGCATCTTCTCCATCTGGCATGATGGCTTCGGGAAGGGCTTGCCCGAAGGCAGTTGCGTGCGGCCTGACAGGATCATTCGGGCGATATCCGAGCTACTTCAATCTTAG
- a CDS encoding ribonuclease H: MTPSLVATEPPPHREITVHFDGSCLGNPGPGGYAAILTNTLTGNRKIVKGHAKGETTNNQMELLAAIRALQAIQPGAFVTMVGDSEYVIKGITGRMQSWKAKGWRTSAGTLAKNIELWLELEEACLRPAKLEWRWQQGHAGCALNDEADRVAKSEADKSKSKMKPIM; the protein is encoded by the coding sequence ATGACGCCATCGCTGGTAGCAACAGAACCCCCGCCCCATCGGGAAATCACCGTCCACTTCGACGGCTCCTGTCTCGGCAATCCCGGACCCGGTGGGTACGCCGCGATCCTCACCAACACCCTGACGGGCAACCGTAAGATCGTGAAGGGCCACGCCAAGGGGGAGACCACGAACAACCAAATGGAACTGTTGGCCGCGATCAGAGCCCTTCAGGCCATCCAGCCGGGAGCCTTCGTCACGATGGTCGGGGACTCAGAATACGTCATCAAGGGCATCACCGGCCGAATGCAGTCTTGGAAGGCGAAGGGCTGGCGCACCTCGGCCGGCACCTTGGCGAAGAACATCGAGCTTTGGCTTGAGCTGGAGGAAGCCTGCCTGCGGCCGGCCAAGCTGGAATGGCGTTGGCAGCAAGGTCATGCTGGTTGTGCCTTGAATGACGAGGCTGACCGGGTCGCCAAATCTGAGGCGGATAAGTCTAAATCTAAGATGAAGCCAATAATGTAG
- a CDS encoding recombinase family protein, which yields MFVRAYLRASTIEQDATRAREQVEAFASERGLVIAATYTENESGASLKRPELFRLLADSRPGDVLLIEQVDRLSRLNAEDWSKLKAELASRHVRVVALDLPTSWAMADPKADEFTVRMFDAINAMMLDMLAAIARKDYEDRRRRQAQGQATAKAEGRYKGRPANAERNDNIASLLKAGMSWAKVQAITGCSRGQVAKIAKETAQEAA from the coding sequence ATGTTCGTCCGGGCCTATCTCAGAGCTTCCACCATAGAGCAGGACGCCACGCGAGCCCGTGAGCAGGTAGAAGCCTTCGCCAGCGAGCGCGGGCTGGTCATCGCTGCAACCTACACAGAGAACGAGAGCGGCGCTTCGCTCAAGCGTCCCGAGCTATTCCGGCTGTTGGCTGATAGCCGACCGGGGGACGTGCTCCTCATCGAACAGGTGGACCGCCTGTCTCGCCTCAACGCAGAGGACTGGTCCAAGCTCAAGGCCGAGCTGGCTTCCCGCCACGTTCGCGTCGTCGCGCTGGACCTGCCGACCAGCTGGGCCATGGCCGACCCCAAGGCCGACGAGTTCACGGTGCGGATGTTCGACGCCATCAACGCGATGATGCTGGACATGCTCGCCGCCATCGCCCGCAAGGACTATGAGGACCGCCGCCGCCGCCAGGCGCAAGGGCAAGCCACGGCGAAGGCAGAGGGTCGCTACAAGGGCCGCCCGGCGAACGCGGAGCGCAACGACAACATCGCATCTCTGCTTAAGGCGGGAATGTCATGGGCGAAGGTGCAAGCCATCACCGGATGCAGCCGGGGGCAGGTGGCCAAGATCGCGAAAGAGACGGCTCAGGAAGCGGCATAG
- a CDS encoding TIGR02391 family protein, whose protein sequence is MARKPDKQPDKRPAVLALMQVKAAIPKIKRRLEELKALDIGSLDNTTGGHTLDTYSQKINATLREIYGAETLEYDEYSIDTFRPQLGFYYSGMDTSLRGNIDTVKDKVGRAIATLATLVDILAEQVNGDEEDPGNRIVRAYDGLELHPEIARAASKLYRDAHYANAIEASVKALNGLVRLRSGLEQDGTTLMERAFNPTNPIVKFNQLQDQSDKDEQKGFMQMFSGAVSGLRNPRAHGFIKDDPERALEFIAFVSLLAKLLDGAEV, encoded by the coding sequence ATGGCACGCAAACCTGACAAGCAGCCTGACAAGCGGCCGGCAGTGCTCGCGCTCATGCAAGTTAAGGCCGCCATACCGAAGATAAAGCGTCGCCTAGAAGAGTTGAAGGCGCTCGATATCGGTTCTCTGGACAACACCACGGGCGGGCACACGCTCGATACGTACTCTCAAAAGATCAACGCAACGCTTCGAGAAATCTATGGCGCAGAGACACTTGAGTATGATGAGTACAGCATTGATACTTTTCGCCCGCAATTAGGGTTTTATTATAGCGGTATGGACACTTCGCTGCGAGGCAATATCGATACTGTTAAAGACAAGGTGGGGCGAGCTATAGCCACTCTCGCCACGCTGGTAGACATCCTGGCGGAACAGGTAAACGGCGATGAGGAAGACCCTGGTAACCGCATCGTCAGAGCTTACGATGGGTTGGAACTGCATCCGGAGATTGCAAGAGCGGCCTCGAAACTTTACCGCGATGCTCACTACGCGAATGCCATCGAGGCGTCAGTTAAGGCTCTTAATGGGCTGGTGCGCCTCCGCAGTGGTCTTGAGCAAGATGGAACTACCCTTATGGAGCGAGCATTTAATCCAACCAATCCGATCGTGAAGTTTAATCAGCTTCAAGATCAATCTGACAAAGACGAGCAGAAGGGCTTTATGCAGATGTTCTCCGGTGCGGTTTCCGGCCTCAGGAACCCCCGTGCCCACGGCTTCATTAAAGACGATCCGGAGCGGGCACTTGAGTTCATTGCGTTCGTTAGCCTGTTGGCCAAGCTACTTGATGGTGCCGAAGTATGA
- a CDS encoding right-handed parallel beta-helix repeat-containing protein, producing the protein MSQVISPLIFNSFTPAAMSQNRTSLQTAIGAGGSYQIPSGVIAYNTQIGQYSSNLPLNLVGDGKQITRLYPTGFSGPAIEFGIPANGNTVLCLEKFDIVGDQSQVLLHVQNVSAPIFRDLTLDNGYYGMQMLNTWASILENCFFVNSKGIGLYIEGATTSNGYALKNCRFFNCGHPNTQAALVVSSGDGIYIGQIDLEGCYAGIQLDGCTGVHIDTPYIERNAHNPLAFISPCQGIAITGGWIAGESGQPPSEWYIGNVQHLKLNGTTLFNLTVKVESASTSDVDFSTCKLINTTIQYV; encoded by the coding sequence ATGAGCCAGGTCATTTCGCCGCTGATATTCAACTCGTTCACCCCTGCGGCCATGTCGCAAAACCGCACCTCGCTCCAGACCGCAATCGGGGCTGGAGGCAGCTATCAGATCCCCTCGGGGGTGATCGCCTATAACACTCAGATCGGCCAATACTCGTCCAACTTGCCATTGAACCTCGTCGGAGATGGCAAGCAGATCACGCGGCTTTACCCAACAGGTTTTTCGGGGCCGGCGATCGAGTTCGGCATCCCGGCCAACGGAAACACGGTGCTATGTCTCGAAAAATTCGACATCGTCGGCGATCAGTCGCAGGTTCTACTTCATGTGCAGAATGTCTCAGCGCCAATTTTTCGCGATCTGACACTCGATAATGGCTACTACGGAATGCAGATGCTCAACACTTGGGCCTCAATTCTGGAGAATTGCTTCTTCGTCAATTCAAAAGGCATCGGCCTCTATATTGAGGGGGCCACGACTTCTAACGGCTATGCCCTGAAGAATTGTAGGTTCTTCAACTGCGGCCATCCGAACACTCAAGCGGCATTGGTCGTATCGAGCGGCGATGGTATCTACATTGGGCAAATCGATCTCGAAGGGTGCTATGCCGGCATTCAATTGGACGGGTGCACTGGCGTGCATATCGACACCCCATACATCGAAAGAAATGCTCACAACCCGCTGGCCTTCATCTCACCGTGCCAAGGCATTGCAATAACCGGGGGTTGGATCGCTGGTGAGTCCGGACAGCCTCCGTCCGAGTGGTACATCGGGAACGTCCAGCACCTTAAGCTCAACGGAACCACGCTCTTCAATCTCACGGTGAAGGTCGAATCCGCCTCGACTTCCGACGTTGATTTCTCAACCTGCAAATTGATCAACACCACGATCCAATACGTCTGA